One window of the Ictidomys tridecemlineatus isolate mIctTri1 chromosome 11, mIctTri1.hap1, whole genome shotgun sequence genome contains the following:
- the Prune1 gene encoding exopolyphosphatase PRUNE1 isoform X3, whose product MEDYLQGCRAALQESRHLHVVLGNEACDLDSMVSALALAFYLTKTNEAEEVFIPVLNIKRSELPLRGDNVFFLQKIQIPETILIFRDEIDLHALHQAGQLTLILVDHHVLPKSDAALEEAIVEVLDHRPIEQKHCPLCHVSVELVGSCATLVAERILQGAPEILDRQTAALLHGTIILDCVNMDIKIGKATPKDNEYVEKLEALFPDLPKRNDIFDSLQKAKFDVSGLTTEQILRKDQKTIHRQGTKVAISAVYMDLEICEVLERSHSPPLKLTLVPNTHPNLQAYLQGNTQVSRKKLLPLLQEALSTYFDSTKIPSGQPETVGVSREQVDKDLDRAGHALISGLSQDEEDPPLPPTPMNSLVDECPLDQGLPKLSAEAVFEKCSQISLSQSTTASLSNK is encoded by the exons ATGGAGGACTACCTGCAGGGTTGTCGAGCTGCTCTGCAG GAGTCCAGACATCTACATGTTGTACTGGGAAATGAAGCCTGTGACTTGGACTCCATGGTGTCTGCTCTTGCTCTAGCTTTTTATCTGACAAAG ACGAATGAAGCTGAGGAAGTCTTTATAccagttttaaatataaaacgTTCTGAGCTACCTCTACGAGGTGACAATGTCTTCTTCCTTCAGAAGATTCAAATTCCCGAAACTATCTTGATTTTTCGGGACGAGATTGATCTCCATGCATTGCACCAGGCTGGCCAACTTACCCTCATCCTTGTTGACCATCATGTCTTACCCAA AAGTGATGCAGCTCTAGAAGAGGCCATAGTAGAGGTGCTTGACCATCGACCCATCGAGCAGAAACACTGCCCTCTTTGCCATGTCTCTGTTGAGCTTGTGGGGTCCTGTGCTACCCTGGTGGCTGAGAGAATCCTGCAGGGGGCACCAGAGATCTTAGACAGGCAAACTGCAGCCCTTCTGCATG GAACCATCATCTTGGACTGTGTCAACATGGACATTAAAATTGGAAAGGCAACCCCAAAGGACAATGAATACGTGGAGAAACTGGAGGCCCTCTTCCCAGATCTGCCTAAGAGAAATGACATTTTTGATTCTCTACAAAAGGCAAAGTTTGATGTATCAG GGCTGACCACTGAACAGATACTGAGAAAGGACCAGAAGACCATCCATAGGCAAGGTACCAAAGTGGCCATTAGTGCAGTATACATGGATCTGGAG ATCTGTGAAGTCCTGGAACGCTCTCATTCCCCACCTCTGAAGCTGACCCTTGTCCCAAACACCCACCCTAACCTCCAAGCCTATCTTCAAGGCAATACCCAGGTCTCTCGAAAGAAACTTCTGCCTCTGCTCCAGGAAGCCCTGTCAACATATTTTGACTCCACAAAGATACCTTCAGGGCAGCCTGAGACAGTGGGTGTGTCCAGGGAACAGGTGGACAAGGATTTGGACAGGGCAGGCCACGCTCTGATTTCTGGACTAAGTCAAGATGAGGAGGATCCTCCACTGCCCCCCACACCCATGAACAGCTTGGTGGATGAGTGCCCTCTGGATCAGGGGCTGCCTAAGCTCTCGGCTGAGGCAGTCTTTGAGAAGTGCAGTCAGATCTCACTGTCCCAGTCTACCACTGCCTCCCTGTCAAATAAGTAA
- the Bnipl gene encoding bcl-2/adenovirus E1B 19 kDa-interacting protein 2-like protein isoform X1, whose amino-acid sequence MGTVKEETRKTLDLRVREDAEATEQAVALRLEELELKEEWQDEEFPRLLPEETGPSEDPEDPQRDSQPGTPNTLALCGQRLMRKRLSAPELQLNLTAGPGDNGASPTSSASSSSDGSSDLEVDELETPSDSEQLDSGHEFEWEDELPRAESLGASEAAERLGQGCMWDVAGEDGHRWRVFRTGQWERRVDMTIIEPYKKVLSHGGYHGDGLNAVILFASCYLPQSSIPNYNYVMEHLFRYMVGTLELLVAENYLLVHLSGGTSRAQVPPLSWIRQCYRTLDRRLRKNLRALVVVHATWYVKAFLALLRPFISSKFTRKIRFLDSLGELAQLISLDQVHIPEAVRQLDQDLHGSVLDKGP is encoded by the exons ATGGGGACTgtaaaggaagaaacaagaaagaCATTAGATCTTAG GGTTAGGGAAGACGCAGAAGCAACAGAACAAGCAGTCGCCCTGCGACTCGAGGAATTGGAACTGAAGGAAGAATGGCAAGATGAAGAATTCCCTAG ATTGCTTCCTGAGGAGACTGGCCCTTCTGAAGATCCTGAGGACCCTCAAAGAGACTCACAGCCAG GTACCCCCAATACTTTAGCCCTGTGTGGCCAGCGCCTCATGCGGAAACGACTTTCTGCCCCAGAGTTGCAGCTGAATCTTACTGCGGGGCCTGGAGATAATGGAGCTTCTCCCACCTCCTCTGCATCTTCCTCTTCTGATGGCAGTTCAGACCTGGAAGTAGATGAATTAGAGACACCTTCAGACTCAGAGCAGCTGGACAGTGGACATGAATTTGAATGGGAAG ATGAGCTGCCCCGGGCAGAGAGTCTGGGGGCCAGTGAAGCAGCAGAAAGACTGGGCCAGGGTTGcatgtgggatgtggctggagaagatgGTCATCGCTGGAGGGTGTTCCGAACAGGACAGTGGGAGCGACGAGTGGACATGACTATCATTGAGCCCTATAAGAAAGTCCTATCTCATGGAG GTTACCATGGTGATGGCCTCAATGCTGTCATCCTCTTTGCTTCCTGTTATCTACCCCAAAGCAGCATCCCCAACTACAATTATGTCATGGAACATTTGTTTAG GTATATGGTGGGAACTCTGGAGCTGCTGGTAGCTGAAAATTATCTGCTTGTTCACTTGAGTGGAGGCACAAGCAGGGCCCAAGTTCCACCTCTGAGCTGGATACGCCAGTGTTACCGTACCCTGGACAGGCG gCTTCGGAAAAACCTGAGAGCCCTTGTGGTTGTCCATGCCACATGGTATGTGAAAGCATTTCTGGCACTGCTTCGGCCCTTCATCAG TTCCAAGTTCACACGAAAGATACGCTTTTTGGACAGCCTGGGGGAGCTGGCCCAACTCATCTCCCTGGATCAAGTCCACATCCCTGAAGCTGTCAGACA GCTGGACCAGGATCTCCATGGCTCAGTACTGGATAAAGGGCCTTAG
- the Prune1 gene encoding exopolyphosphatase PRUNE1 isoform X1, producing MEDYLQGCRAALQESRHLHVVLGNEACDLDSMVSALALAFYLTKTNEAEEVFIPVLNIKRSELPLRGDNVFFLQKIQIPETILIFRDEIDLHALHQAGQLTLILVDHHVLPKSDAALEEAIVEVLDHRPIEQKHCPLCHVSVELVGSCATLVAERILQGAPEILDRQTAALLHGTIILDCVNMDIKIGKATPKDNEYVEKLEALFPDLPKRNDIFDSLQKAKFDVSGLTTEQILRKDQKTIHRQGTKVAISAVYMDLEAFLQRPNLLADLGAFCQAHSYDALVAMTIFFNTHNEPVRQLAIFCPHVALRMMICEVLERSHSPPLKLTLVPNTHPNLQAYLQGNTQVSRKKLLPLLQEALSTYFDSTKIPSGQPETVGVSREQVDKDLDRAGHALISGLSQDEEDPPLPPTPMNSLVDECPLDQGLPKLSAEAVFEKCSQISLSQSTTASLSNK from the exons ATGGAGGACTACCTGCAGGGTTGTCGAGCTGCTCTGCAG GAGTCCAGACATCTACATGTTGTACTGGGAAATGAAGCCTGTGACTTGGACTCCATGGTGTCTGCTCTTGCTCTAGCTTTTTATCTGACAAAG ACGAATGAAGCTGAGGAAGTCTTTATAccagttttaaatataaaacgTTCTGAGCTACCTCTACGAGGTGACAATGTCTTCTTCCTTCAGAAGATTCAAATTCCCGAAACTATCTTGATTTTTCGGGACGAGATTGATCTCCATGCATTGCACCAGGCTGGCCAACTTACCCTCATCCTTGTTGACCATCATGTCTTACCCAA AAGTGATGCAGCTCTAGAAGAGGCCATAGTAGAGGTGCTTGACCATCGACCCATCGAGCAGAAACACTGCCCTCTTTGCCATGTCTCTGTTGAGCTTGTGGGGTCCTGTGCTACCCTGGTGGCTGAGAGAATCCTGCAGGGGGCACCAGAGATCTTAGACAGGCAAACTGCAGCCCTTCTGCATG GAACCATCATCTTGGACTGTGTCAACATGGACATTAAAATTGGAAAGGCAACCCCAAAGGACAATGAATACGTGGAGAAACTGGAGGCCCTCTTCCCAGATCTGCCTAAGAGAAATGACATTTTTGATTCTCTACAAAAGGCAAAGTTTGATGTATCAG GGCTGACCACTGAACAGATACTGAGAAAGGACCAGAAGACCATCCATAGGCAAGGTACCAAAGTGGCCATTAGTGCAGTATACATGGATCTGGAG gcCTTTCTGCAGAGGCCCAACCTGCTTGCAGATCTCGGTGCTTTCTGCCAGGCTCACAGCTATGATGCTCTGGTCGCCATGACTATCTTTTTCAACACTCATAATGAGCCAGTGCGACAGTTGGCTATTTTCTGCCCCCATGTGGCCCTTCGAATGATG ATCTGTGAAGTCCTGGAACGCTCTCATTCCCCACCTCTGAAGCTGACCCTTGTCCCAAACACCCACCCTAACCTCCAAGCCTATCTTCAAGGCAATACCCAGGTCTCTCGAAAGAAACTTCTGCCTCTGCTCCAGGAAGCCCTGTCAACATATTTTGACTCCACAAAGATACCTTCAGGGCAGCCTGAGACAGTGGGTGTGTCCAGGGAACAGGTGGACAAGGATTTGGACAGGGCAGGCCACGCTCTGATTTCTGGACTAAGTCAAGATGAGGAGGATCCTCCACTGCCCCCCACACCCATGAACAGCTTGGTGGATGAGTGCCCTCTGGATCAGGGGCTGCCTAAGCTCTCGGCTGAGGCAGTCTTTGAGAAGTGCAGTCAGATCTCACTGTCCCAGTCTACCACTGCCTCCCTGTCAAATAAGTAA
- the Bnipl gene encoding bcl-2/adenovirus E1B 19 kDa-interacting protein 2-like protein isoform X2, translated as MGTVKEETRKTLDLRVREDAEATEQAVALRLEELELKEEWQDEEFPRLLPEETGPSEDPEDPQRDSQPGTPNTLALCGQRLMRKRLSAPELQLNLTAGPGDNGASPTSSASSSSDGSSDLEVDELETPSDSEQLDSGHEFEWEDELPRAESLGASEAAERLGQGCMWDVAGEDGHRWRVFRTGQWERRVDMTIIEPYKKVLSHGGYHGDGLNAVILFASCYLPQSSIPNYNYVMEHLFRYMVGTLELLVAENYLLVHLSGGTSRAQVPPLSWIRQCYRTLDRRSKFTRKIRFLDSLGELAQLISLDQVHIPEAVRQLDQDLHGSVLDKGP; from the exons ATGGGGACTgtaaaggaagaaacaagaaagaCATTAGATCTTAG GGTTAGGGAAGACGCAGAAGCAACAGAACAAGCAGTCGCCCTGCGACTCGAGGAATTGGAACTGAAGGAAGAATGGCAAGATGAAGAATTCCCTAG ATTGCTTCCTGAGGAGACTGGCCCTTCTGAAGATCCTGAGGACCCTCAAAGAGACTCACAGCCAG GTACCCCCAATACTTTAGCCCTGTGTGGCCAGCGCCTCATGCGGAAACGACTTTCTGCCCCAGAGTTGCAGCTGAATCTTACTGCGGGGCCTGGAGATAATGGAGCTTCTCCCACCTCCTCTGCATCTTCCTCTTCTGATGGCAGTTCAGACCTGGAAGTAGATGAATTAGAGACACCTTCAGACTCAGAGCAGCTGGACAGTGGACATGAATTTGAATGGGAAG ATGAGCTGCCCCGGGCAGAGAGTCTGGGGGCCAGTGAAGCAGCAGAAAGACTGGGCCAGGGTTGcatgtgggatgtggctggagaagatgGTCATCGCTGGAGGGTGTTCCGAACAGGACAGTGGGAGCGACGAGTGGACATGACTATCATTGAGCCCTATAAGAAAGTCCTATCTCATGGAG GTTACCATGGTGATGGCCTCAATGCTGTCATCCTCTTTGCTTCCTGTTATCTACCCCAAAGCAGCATCCCCAACTACAATTATGTCATGGAACATTTGTTTAG GTATATGGTGGGAACTCTGGAGCTGCTGGTAGCTGAAAATTATCTGCTTGTTCACTTGAGTGGAGGCACAAGCAGGGCCCAAGTTCCACCTCTGAGCTGGATACGCCAGTGTTACCGTACCCTGGACAGGCG TTCCAAGTTCACACGAAAGATACGCTTTTTGGACAGCCTGGGGGAGCTGGCCCAACTCATCTCCCTGGATCAAGTCCACATCCCTGAAGCTGTCAGACA GCTGGACCAGGATCTCCATGGCTCAGTACTGGATAAAGGGCCTTAG
- the Prune1 gene encoding exopolyphosphatase PRUNE1 isoform X2, which produces MVSALALAFYLTKTNEAEEVFIPVLNIKRSELPLRGDNVFFLQKIQIPETILIFRDEIDLHALHQAGQLTLILVDHHVLPKSDAALEEAIVEVLDHRPIEQKHCPLCHVSVELVGSCATLVAERILQGAPEILDRQTAALLHGTIILDCVNMDIKIGKATPKDNEYVEKLEALFPDLPKRNDIFDSLQKAKFDVSGLTTEQILRKDQKTIHRQGTKVAISAVYMDLEAFLQRPNLLADLGAFCQAHSYDALVAMTIFFNTHNEPVRQLAIFCPHVALRMMICEVLERSHSPPLKLTLVPNTHPNLQAYLQGNTQVSRKKLLPLLQEALSTYFDSTKIPSGQPETVGVSREQVDKDLDRAGHALISGLSQDEEDPPLPPTPMNSLVDECPLDQGLPKLSAEAVFEKCSQISLSQSTTASLSNK; this is translated from the exons ATGGTGTCTGCTCTTGCTCTAGCTTTTTATCTGACAAAG ACGAATGAAGCTGAGGAAGTCTTTATAccagttttaaatataaaacgTTCTGAGCTACCTCTACGAGGTGACAATGTCTTCTTCCTTCAGAAGATTCAAATTCCCGAAACTATCTTGATTTTTCGGGACGAGATTGATCTCCATGCATTGCACCAGGCTGGCCAACTTACCCTCATCCTTGTTGACCATCATGTCTTACCCAA AAGTGATGCAGCTCTAGAAGAGGCCATAGTAGAGGTGCTTGACCATCGACCCATCGAGCAGAAACACTGCCCTCTTTGCCATGTCTCTGTTGAGCTTGTGGGGTCCTGTGCTACCCTGGTGGCTGAGAGAATCCTGCAGGGGGCACCAGAGATCTTAGACAGGCAAACTGCAGCCCTTCTGCATG GAACCATCATCTTGGACTGTGTCAACATGGACATTAAAATTGGAAAGGCAACCCCAAAGGACAATGAATACGTGGAGAAACTGGAGGCCCTCTTCCCAGATCTGCCTAAGAGAAATGACATTTTTGATTCTCTACAAAAGGCAAAGTTTGATGTATCAG GGCTGACCACTGAACAGATACTGAGAAAGGACCAGAAGACCATCCATAGGCAAGGTACCAAAGTGGCCATTAGTGCAGTATACATGGATCTGGAG gcCTTTCTGCAGAGGCCCAACCTGCTTGCAGATCTCGGTGCTTTCTGCCAGGCTCACAGCTATGATGCTCTGGTCGCCATGACTATCTTTTTCAACACTCATAATGAGCCAGTGCGACAGTTGGCTATTTTCTGCCCCCATGTGGCCCTTCGAATGATG ATCTGTGAAGTCCTGGAACGCTCTCATTCCCCACCTCTGAAGCTGACCCTTGTCCCAAACACCCACCCTAACCTCCAAGCCTATCTTCAAGGCAATACCCAGGTCTCTCGAAAGAAACTTCTGCCTCTGCTCCAGGAAGCCCTGTCAACATATTTTGACTCCACAAAGATACCTTCAGGGCAGCCTGAGACAGTGGGTGTGTCCAGGGAACAGGTGGACAAGGATTTGGACAGGGCAGGCCACGCTCTGATTTCTGGACTAAGTCAAGATGAGGAGGATCCTCCACTGCCCCCCACACCCATGAACAGCTTGGTGGATGAGTGCCCTCTGGATCAGGGGCTGCCTAAGCTCTCGGCTGAGGCAGTCTTTGAGAAGTGCAGTCAGATCTCACTGTCCCAGTCTACCACTGCCTCCCTGTCAAATAAGTAA